A genomic window from Halomonas sp. LR3S48 includes:
- a CDS encoding Lrp/AsnC family transcriptional regulator produces MAALDELDRRLIDAYQRGLPLCERPFAAMAERLGANESQVIERLQALQQCEVLSRVGPVFDHARAGASLLAALAVPEAERDAVAAAINRSPGVNHNYAREHDYNIWFVMTAADEVQLEARLEALEEELGRQLLRLPMVEGYHIDLGFPIPWAELEAS; encoded by the coding sequence ATGGCCGCACTCGACGAACTCGACCGCCGCCTCATCGACGCCTACCAGCGCGGCCTGCCGCTTTGCGAGCGCCCCTTTGCCGCCATGGCCGAGCGTCTTGGCGCGAACGAGTCGCAGGTGATCGAGCGTCTCCAGGCCTTGCAGCAGTGTGAGGTGCTCAGCCGGGTCGGGCCGGTGTTCGACCACGCTCGCGCCGGTGCCAGCCTGCTGGCGGCGCTGGCGGTGCCCGAGGCCGAACGTGACGCGGTGGCGGCGGCGATCAATCGCTCGCCAGGCGTCAATCACAACTACGCAAGAGAACACGACTACAACATCTGGTTCGTGATGACGGCCGCCGACGAGGTGCAGCTCGAGGCGCGCCTGGAGGCACTGGAAGAGGAACTGGGCCGGCAGCTGCTGCGCCTGCCGATGGTCGAGGGCTACCACATCGACCTCGGCTTCCCCATTCCCTGGGCCGAGCTGGAGGCGTCATGA
- a CDS encoding c-type cytochrome, which produces MKPSVLRSLFCAALVLPALATGDALDPERKAELETLLYQDCGSCHGMTLRGGLGPALPRDRMEGFSTEALAHIIQHGIPGSAMPGWKALLSEADARWLAEHLRTDNRLESLQQD; this is translated from the coding sequence ATGAAACCGTCGGTTCTGAGGTCGCTGTTCTGCGCTGCCCTGGTCTTGCCGGCCCTGGCGACCGGCGACGCGCTCGACCCCGAGCGTAAGGCCGAGCTGGAAACCCTGCTCTACCAGGATTGCGGTTCCTGCCACGGCATGACCCTGCGCGGCGGACTCGGCCCGGCATTGCCCCGCGACCGCATGGAAGGCTTCAGCACCGAGGCGCTCGCCCACATCATCCAGCACGGCATTCCCGGCAGCGCCATGCCGGGCTGGAAGGCGCTGCTCAGCGAAGCGGACGCGCGCTGGCTGGCCGAGCATCTGCGTACCGACAACCGCCTGGAATCGCTGCAGCAGGACTGA
- a CDS encoding TetR/AcrR family transcriptional regulator — MSTKRNLTAEARRELTVKAVIELSAGDDPATITTGDIAKHMGVTQGALFRHFPSKDAVWEAVIGWVGERVMQRLDAAAAEADGPLAALEAMFHAHIAFIVDHPGVPRLMMGQLQHARPTPARRLVRSLLFRYRERVELLLSQAQAAGELRQGLNIEAAATQFIGTIQGLVMQSLMIGNMNHVAQQAPGAFELYCHGIHAAGEVHQ, encoded by the coding sequence ATGTCGACCAAGCGCAATCTCACCGCCGAAGCGCGGCGTGAACTCACCGTCAAGGCGGTCATCGAGCTGAGCGCGGGCGACGATCCGGCAACGATCACGACGGGCGATATCGCCAAGCACATGGGGGTCACCCAGGGTGCGCTGTTTCGCCATTTTCCCAGCAAGGACGCTGTCTGGGAGGCGGTTATCGGCTGGGTGGGCGAGCGGGTGATGCAGCGACTGGACGCTGCGGCCGCCGAGGCCGACGGCCCCCTCGCCGCGCTGGAGGCGATGTTTCATGCCCATATCGCCTTCATCGTCGATCACCCCGGCGTGCCTCGGTTGATGATGGGGCAGTTGCAGCATGCCCGGCCGACCCCGGCCCGGCGCCTGGTCCGCTCACTCCTGTTCCGTTACCGCGAACGGGTCGAGCTGCTGCTGAGCCAGGCCCAGGCCGCCGGTGAACTGCGCCAGGGTCTGAACATCGAGGCGGCAGCCACGCAGTTCATCGGCACCATCCAGGGGCTGGTCATGCAGTCGTTGATGATCGGCAACATGAACCATGTCGCCCAGCAGGCCCCGGGGGCATTCGAGCTTTACTGTCATGGCATCCACGCCGCTGGCGAGGTGCACCAATGA
- a CDS encoding efflux RND transporter periplasmic adaptor subunit, which produces MTRPTRRLGRALVVFAGVAVGAALLVLFVANRQAPERSEASVTPTSVAFIEARPLAFRLEARGHGVARPAETWQAIANVSGRIVERHPGLENGSLLAEGSLLVALDPSRYELAIAEAEAELASLRAELAQLETEADNARRLLELERERLSLAERELARIERLAESGSVSTSQRDEQRRSTLAQRQAVASLENTLALMPSRSDVLAAQRERAAARLGQARRDLEDTRFLAPYDLRLGEVAVEQHQFVATGQRLFEADSLAAAEVEAHIPLAMMRRLLAGVVPDEPPRSALELSERLELANIEAEVALVGAEGVGWTGRLVRVASGLDPATRTVRAVVRVADPYQDVLPPDRPPLQRDMYTRVRLSTPSREPLLVVPASAVHQGELYLVDDEDRLVRRDVDVSFEQGGMAVIAAGLVPGERVVVTGLASAIQGMALAPRRDAALERQLAEQAAGERP; this is translated from the coding sequence ATGACTCGCCCAACCCGGCGCCTGGGGCGCGCGCTAGTGGTGTTCGCCGGCGTGGCCGTGGGCGCGGCCCTGCTGGTGCTCTTCGTGGCCAACCGCCAGGCCCCCGAGCGTAGCGAGGCGTCAGTCACACCGACGAGCGTGGCCTTCATCGAAGCGCGCCCGCTGGCGTTTCGCCTCGAAGCGCGTGGACACGGCGTGGCGCGACCTGCCGAGACCTGGCAGGCGATAGCCAACGTGAGCGGGCGGATCGTGGAGCGCCATCCCGGGCTGGAGAACGGCTCTCTTCTGGCCGAGGGGTCCCTGCTGGTGGCACTCGACCCGAGCCGCTACGAGCTGGCTATCGCCGAGGCCGAGGCGGAACTGGCCAGCCTGAGGGCCGAACTCGCCCAACTGGAGACCGAAGCGGACAACGCCCGCCGCCTGCTGGAGCTGGAGCGCGAGCGGCTGAGCCTTGCCGAGCGTGAGCTGGCGCGCATCGAGCGGCTGGCCGAGAGCGGTTCGGTCTCCACCTCGCAGCGCGACGAGCAGCGTCGCAGCACGCTGGCCCAGCGTCAGGCGGTGGCGTCGCTGGAGAATACCCTGGCATTGATGCCCTCGCGGAGCGACGTTCTCGCCGCCCAGCGCGAGCGAGCCGCTGCGCGCCTGGGTCAGGCCCGGCGCGATCTGGAGGACACTCGCTTTCTGGCGCCCTACGACCTGCGCCTGGGCGAGGTGGCCGTGGAGCAGCACCAGTTCGTGGCGACGGGGCAACGGCTCTTCGAAGCCGACAGCCTGGCGGCGGCCGAGGTGGAGGCGCACATTCCCCTCGCCATGATGCGGCGCCTATTGGCTGGCGTAGTGCCCGACGAGCCGCCCCGCAGCGCGCTGGAGCTGAGCGAGCGCCTGGAACTGGCGAATATAGAGGCCGAGGTCGCGCTGGTCGGCGCCGAGGGCGTGGGCTGGACGGGGCGGCTGGTGCGTGTCGCCAGCGGCCTGGACCCGGCCACGCGCACCGTGCGAGCGGTGGTCCGCGTCGCGGATCCTTATCAAGACGTTCTGCCGCCCGACCGGCCGCCGCTGCAGCGCGACATGTATACCCGCGTGCGCCTCTCCACGCCGAGCCGCGAGCCGTTGCTGGTGGTGCCGGCGAGCGCGGTGCATCAGGGCGAGCTGTACCTGGTGGACGACGAGGACCGCCTGGTACGCCGCGACGTTGACGTGAGCTTCGAGCAGGGCGGCATGGCGGTAATTGCCGCGGGCCTCGTGCCGGGCGAACGGGTGGTGGTAACCGGCCTCGCCAGCGCGATACAGGGCATGGCGCTGGCTCCCCGGCGTGACGCGGCGCTCGAGCGCCAGCTTGCCGAGCAGGCGGCGGGAGAGCGGCCATGA
- a CDS encoding YIP1 family protein, with product MDINHILQLPFTHEGGWQQLRQSRPSLNALILRVVLPLSLLPPVMLYYAIHHHGDALLPGLAERPWAIIAPALFTAELLTFLVMGWLIHGVADAHRLRLGHRDAYFLAAMVPLPLWFSSLTLFVPDMVFIVCGVLLALMLSCGLVYHGLQALAEREEDDIMVMSATYTIIAFGLMAWGVLLALVWAL from the coding sequence ATGGATATCAATCATATCCTGCAACTGCCCTTCACACATGAAGGCGGTTGGCAGCAGCTACGCCAGAGCCGGCCTTCCCTCAATGCGCTGATCCTGCGCGTGGTGCTGCCGCTGTCGCTGCTGCCGCCGGTGATGCTGTACTACGCCATCCATCACCACGGCGATGCCCTGCTGCCGGGCCTGGCCGAACGACCCTGGGCCATCATCGCTCCGGCGCTGTTCACCGCCGAGCTACTCACCTTCCTGGTGATGGGCTGGCTGATCCACGGCGTGGCGGACGCCCACCGCCTGCGCCTCGGCCATCGCGATGCCTACTTCCTGGCCGCCATGGTGCCGCTGCCGCTGTGGTTCTCCTCGCTGACCTTGTTCGTTCCCGACATGGTTTTCATCGTCTGCGGCGTGCTGTTGGCGCTGATGCTGTCATGCGGTCTGGTCTACCACGGCCTGCAGGCGCTCGCCGAGCGCGAAGAAGACGACATCATGGTCATGTCCGCCACCTACACGATCATCGCCTTCGGCCTCATGGCCTGGGGGGTTCTGCTGGCGTTGGTGTGGGCGCTGTAG
- a CDS encoding efflux RND transporter permease subunit, with the protein MIRWFSGHPTAANLLLVLLIAAGLFALPQLKRETLPDYRAVEASIEVTDRGASAADVEDAVCRRLHDAIKGVEYLDEFECIAQDNLASATATMAAGGDAIRFLNELETEVDAISDLPSRAERPVVRERHRSDLVAAVAVSADMPGRQLEGYALRLEERLMALPGVADVTIHGMSQRQWQVEVSREMLGQHGFSVRQLAARIASQSLDLPLGTLETRERDILLRFTDQRRSLEELASLVVLSDPKGGELTLGEIATLREVGERPEEKIRFEGEPALVLEVSKSLRADALSVKDSLERLLQAERQRFDGRLSLTLTQDMTGIVRDRLRMLVVNGIMGLALVVLVMSLFFRPRLALWAVLGLPVAFMGAFAVMALLGLSLNMITLVALLMAIGIVMDDAIVITDNVAAHAMQAATPLEAVVTGTRQVLPGVFSSFLTTVAVFAPLSFLAGELGAVLEVLPVVLIAALTASLVEAFWILPHHLKGSLKGGASRFHERNDSRFRAAFERGFDTFRERVGRLADGAIRRRHAVLGAVLTVMLGSLGFMAGGHIGSEAMPDIDGDVLEARILMPQGTPLARTEAVAEHVEAAMRELDARYSPEQPDGASLVEAIQVRFNHNASARESGPHVATVMVDLLTAERRRVTLDTLTEAWREAIGPIEGIERLIIQEPGLGPAGMPIEVRLVGEELDALKAAATELATQLESYDAVYNVIDDLRLGKPQRAYTLAEGAHGLGLNAEEVAVQLRAALLGEVADTQRIGELEVEILVRQAQADRDDLNDLADLTITLPDGRRVPLEVVANMHERRDWARITRIDGRRTVRVEANVDARRASAQAIVDDLRGGWLDDFEARHPGVTVAFEGQVASSAETGASIGRALLIGLLGIFLILSFQFRSYMEPLIVLLTIPLAFIGAIWGHVLMGYYLSMPSLIGAASLAGIVINNAILLIQFIKAHRERGMNAAAAAGQASRDRLRAILISSTTTIAGLLPLLAETSTQAATIKPLVISVVFGLLSATVLVLVVIPALYVLFDDWGWLRGKGSTAPTPTPAEPPRP; encoded by the coding sequence ATGATCCGCTGGTTCTCCGGCCACCCCACGGCGGCCAACCTGCTGCTGGTGCTGCTGATCGCCGCCGGCCTGTTCGCCTTGCCCCAGCTCAAGCGCGAGACGCTGCCTGACTATCGCGCGGTCGAGGCGAGCATCGAGGTGACCGACCGCGGGGCCAGTGCCGCCGACGTCGAGGACGCCGTCTGCCGACGCCTGCACGACGCGATCAAGGGCGTCGAGTATCTCGATGAGTTCGAGTGTATCGCCCAGGACAACCTGGCCAGTGCCACCGCCACCATGGCGGCGGGTGGTGACGCCATTCGTTTTCTCAACGAGCTCGAAACCGAGGTGGACGCGATCAGCGATCTGCCGTCGCGCGCCGAGCGGCCGGTGGTGCGCGAACGCCATCGCAGCGACCTGGTGGCCGCGGTGGCGGTCTCGGCCGACATGCCGGGGCGCCAGCTCGAAGGCTATGCCCTGCGCCTGGAGGAGCGCCTGATGGCCCTGCCGGGCGTGGCGGACGTGACGATCCACGGCATGTCCCAGCGCCAGTGGCAGGTGGAAGTATCGCGCGAGATGCTGGGGCAGCACGGCTTCTCGGTACGCCAGCTTGCCGCCCGTATCGCCAGCCAGAGCCTCGACCTGCCGCTCGGCACCCTGGAGACTCGCGAGCGCGACATCCTGCTGCGCTTCACCGATCAGCGCCGCTCGCTGGAGGAGCTCGCCTCGCTGGTGGTGCTTTCCGATCCCAAGGGCGGCGAACTGACCCTGGGTGAGATCGCCACCCTGCGCGAAGTGGGTGAGCGCCCCGAGGAGAAGATCCGCTTCGAAGGCGAGCCGGCGCTGGTCCTGGAGGTGAGCAAGTCGCTGCGTGCCGATGCGCTGTCGGTGAAGGATTCACTGGAACGCCTGCTGCAAGCGGAGCGACAGCGCTTCGACGGCCGGCTCTCGCTCACCCTGACCCAGGACATGACCGGCATCGTGCGTGATCGCCTGCGGATGCTGGTCGTCAACGGCATCATGGGCTTGGCACTGGTAGTACTGGTGATGAGCCTGTTCTTCCGACCCCGGCTGGCGCTGTGGGCGGTATTGGGGCTACCGGTGGCCTTCATGGGTGCTTTCGCGGTGATGGCGCTCCTCGGGCTGTCGCTCAACATGATCACCCTGGTGGCGCTGCTGATGGCCATCGGCATCGTCATGGACGACGCAATCGTCATCACCGACAACGTCGCCGCCCACGCCATGCAGGCGGCCACGCCGCTGGAAGCGGTGGTGACCGGCACGCGGCAGGTGCTGCCGGGGGTGTTCTCCTCCTTTCTCACCACTGTCGCGGTATTCGCGCCGCTGTCGTTCCTGGCCGGCGAACTGGGTGCTGTGCTGGAGGTCCTGCCGGTGGTGCTGATTGCGGCGCTGACGGCCAGCCTGGTGGAGGCGTTCTGGATCCTGCCGCATCATCTCAAGGGCAGTCTCAAGGGCGGCGCGTCGCGGTTTCACGAGCGGAACGACTCCCGTTTCCGGGCGGCCTTCGAGCGCGGCTTCGACACCTTTCGCGAGCGGGTCGGGAGGCTAGCCGACGGGGCGATCCGCCGGCGTCATGCGGTGCTGGGGGCAGTATTGACCGTGATGCTGGGTTCGCTCGGCTTCATGGCCGGTGGCCATATCGGCAGCGAGGCGATGCCCGATATCGACGGCGACGTGCTGGAGGCGCGCATCCTCATGCCCCAGGGCACGCCGCTGGCCCGCACCGAGGCCGTGGCCGAGCACGTCGAGGCGGCCATGCGTGAGCTGGACGCGCGCTATTCACCCGAGCAGCCTGACGGCGCCTCGCTGGTGGAGGCGATCCAGGTGCGCTTCAACCACAACGCCAGCGCCCGGGAAAGCGGCCCGCACGTGGCCACGGTAATGGTCGACCTGCTCACCGCCGAGCGACGCCGTGTCACCCTCGATACGCTGACCGAGGCGTGGCGCGAGGCGATCGGCCCGATCGAAGGCATCGAGCGGCTGATCATCCAGGAGCCGGGGCTCGGCCCCGCCGGCATGCCGATCGAGGTGAGGCTTGTCGGCGAAGAGCTGGATGCGCTGAAGGCGGCCGCCACGGAACTGGCCACCCAACTGGAGAGTTACGACGCCGTCTACAACGTCATCGACGACCTGCGCCTGGGCAAGCCGCAGCGTGCCTACACCCTGGCCGAGGGCGCCCACGGCCTCGGCCTGAACGCCGAGGAGGTGGCCGTCCAATTGCGTGCCGCCCTGCTTGGCGAAGTGGCCGATACCCAGCGCATCGGCGAGCTGGAGGTGGAAATCCTGGTGCGCCAGGCGCAAGCCGATCGCGACGATCTGAATGACCTGGCCGATCTGACGATCACCCTGCCCGACGGCAGACGGGTACCGCTGGAAGTGGTGGCGAACATGCACGAGCGGCGTGACTGGGCGCGCATCACGCGTATCGACGGGCGCCGTACGGTGAGGGTGGAGGCCAATGTCGACGCGCGCCGCGCCAGCGCCCAGGCCATCGTCGACGACCTGCGCGGCGGCTGGCTGGACGACTTCGAGGCGCGCCATCCCGGCGTGACGGTCGCCTTCGAAGGGCAGGTGGCCAGCTCCGCGGAAACCGGTGCCTCCATCGGCCGGGCGCTGCTCATCGGCCTGCTGGGCATCTTCTTGATCCTGTCGTTCCAGTTTCGCAGCTACATGGAGCCGCTGATCGTCTTGCTGACGATACCGCTGGCGTTCATCGGCGCGATCTGGGGTCATGTACTCATGGGCTACTACCTCTCCATGCCCTCGCTGATCGGGGCGGCCTCGCTGGCCGGCATCGTGATCAACAACGCCATCCTCCTGATCCAGTTCATCAAGGCCCATCGCGAGCGAGGCATGAATGCCGCGGCGGCGGCGGGTCAGGCCAGCCGCGACCGGCTGCGTGCCATCCTGATCTCCTCGACGACGACCATCGCTGGGCTGCTGCCGCTGCTGGCAGAAACCAGCACCCAGGCGGCCACCATCAAGCCTCTGGTGATCTCGGTGGTATTCGGCCTGCTCAGCGCCACCGTGCTGGTGCTGGTGGTGATTCCGGCGCTCTACGTGCTGTTCGACGACTGGGGCTGGCTGCGTGGGAAGGGATCTACAGCGCCCACACCAACGCCAGCAGAACCCCCCAGGCCATGA
- a CDS encoding cytochrome D1 domain-containing protein, whose amino-acid sequence MPIAHPLKTLLAAGALALLSTGQALAETTGQNGELRGTGDLGVVIERATGSVALVDTTARTVLRHVEGFGDLSHASVKFTRDARHAFVFGRDGGLTKLDLLTGEIDGRVVQSGNSIGGAISQDGRFVAVGNYEPGGVKVFDTETMELVVDVPADYEKADGTIAQAKVVGVVDAPGNRFVFSLFEAGEIWTLDMSGDEPVLDKHRDVGREPYDALVTANGRYYIAGLFGEDGMALLDLWYPEHGVQRILPDYGQGEERLPVYKMPHLEGWAMAGDLAFFPAVGRHEVLVADSDDWSLVGRIPVQGQPIFVMSRPDERQVWVTFAHPDNGRVQVIDTQSLEVIETLAPGESILHKEFTPRGEHIWISARDSNQVVVYDTRTFEELARLPAQSPSGIFFTNRAHRIGL is encoded by the coding sequence ATGCCCATTGCTCACCCGCTTAAGACACTGCTTGCCGCCGGCGCCCTGGCCCTACTTTCCACCGGGCAAGCCCTGGCCGAGACGACGGGTCAGAATGGAGAACTGCGCGGCACCGGGGACCTCGGCGTAGTCATCGAGCGTGCTACCGGCAGCGTGGCGCTGGTCGATACCACGGCAAGGACGGTGCTGCGCCATGTCGAAGGCTTCGGCGATCTCTCCCACGCCTCGGTGAAGTTCACCCGCGATGCGCGCCATGCCTTCGTCTTCGGCCGCGACGGCGGACTGACCAAGCTCGACCTGCTCACCGGCGAGATCGACGGGCGTGTCGTCCAATCGGGCAACAGCATCGGCGGCGCCATCTCTCAGGACGGCCGCTTCGTGGCGGTTGGCAACTACGAGCCGGGCGGGGTGAAGGTGTTCGATACCGAGACCATGGAGCTGGTGGTCGACGTGCCCGCGGACTACGAGAAAGCCGACGGCACCATCGCCCAGGCCAAGGTGGTGGGCGTGGTCGATGCTCCCGGCAATCGCTTCGTCTTCAGCCTGTTCGAGGCCGGCGAGATCTGGACCCTGGACATGAGCGGCGACGAGCCGGTACTCGACAAGCATCGCGATGTGGGACGCGAGCCGTACGACGCCTTGGTTACCGCCAACGGGCGCTACTACATCGCTGGGCTGTTCGGCGAGGATGGCATGGCGCTGCTCGACCTGTGGTATCCCGAGCACGGCGTGCAGCGCATCCTGCCCGATTATGGCCAGGGCGAGGAGCGCCTGCCGGTCTACAAGATGCCGCACCTGGAAGGCTGGGCGATGGCCGGCGACCTGGCCTTCTTCCCCGCGGTAGGGCGCCACGAGGTACTGGTCGCCGACAGCGACGACTGGTCGCTGGTCGGGCGCATCCCGGTGCAGGGCCAGCCGATCTTCGTCATGAGCCGCCCCGACGAGCGCCAAGTGTGGGTCACCTTCGCCCACCCCGACAACGGCCGGGTGCAGGTGATCGACACCCAGAGTCTCGAAGTGATCGAGACCCTGGCACCGGGGGAGTCGATCCTGCACAAGGAGTTCACGCCCCGCGGCGAGCACATCTGGATCTCGGCGCGGGACAGCAACCAGGTGGTGGTCTACGACACCCGCACCTTCGAGGAGCTGGCGCGGCTGCCGGCGCAGTCGCCCAGCGGGATTTTCTTCACGAACAGAGCGCATCGCATCGGGTTGTAG
- a CDS encoding Lrp/AsnC family transcriptional regulator, with protein MNVAHAHRPEPAELDAADRHIVNRLQEGLPLVPSPYAVVAAELSLSEGELLYRLERLLEAGVLSRFGPMYHAERLGGGLTLAALEVPEADFDRVAETVNAFPEVAHNYRREHRLNMWFVLATETPQRIAEVIEAIEAATGLAVFNMPKQEEFHVRLYLPA; from the coding sequence ATGAACGTTGCCCATGCCCACCGGCCCGAGCCGGCCGAACTGGACGCTGCCGACCGCCACATCGTCAACCGCCTGCAGGAAGGGCTGCCGCTGGTGCCGTCGCCCTATGCCGTCGTGGCCGCCGAGCTCTCGCTCTCCGAAGGGGAGCTGCTCTATCGCCTCGAGCGGCTGCTGGAGGCCGGCGTGCTCAGCCGCTTCGGGCCCATGTACCACGCCGAGCGCCTGGGCGGCGGCCTGACCCTGGCGGCCCTCGAGGTGCCGGAAGCCGACTTCGACCGAGTGGCCGAGACGGTCAACGCCTTCCCCGAGGTGGCCCACAACTACCGCCGCGAGCATCGCCTCAACATGTGGTTCGTGCTGGCCACCGAAACGCCGCAGCGCATCGCCGAAGTGATCGAGGCGATCGAGGCCGCCACCGGCCTCGCCGTATTCAACATGCCCAAGCAGGAGGAATTCCATGTCCGCCTCTACCTGCCCGCCTGA
- a CDS encoding AsnC family protein, protein MSLTLPLPATHGDAAAKRLRALLERGLPLTERPWQALAVQCGMSEAEVLAWVERWQREGLIKRMGLVVRHHALGIRANAMVVWDLPDTAVAEVGRRLAAEPAVTLCYRRRRQQPEWPYNLFCMIHGARRERVLAALDDIVERQALQDIPRRVLFSLKAYKQCGGRYTREDSP, encoded by the coding sequence ATGAGCCTGACGCTTCCCCTTCCCGCGACCCATGGCGACGCTGCCGCGAAACGGCTGCGGGCCCTGCTCGAACGCGGCCTGCCGCTGACCGAACGGCCCTGGCAAGCGTTGGCCGTGCAGTGCGGCATGAGCGAGGCCGAAGTGCTGGCCTGGGTCGAGCGCTGGCAGCGCGAGGGGCTGATCAAGCGCATGGGCTTGGTCGTTCGCCATCACGCCCTGGGCATCCGCGCCAATGCCATGGTGGTGTGGGACCTGCCCGACACTGCCGTGGCCGAGGTCGGCAGGCGCCTGGCCGCGGAGCCCGCCGTGACGCTCTGCTACCGCCGTCGGCGTCAGCAGCCCGAGTGGCCCTACAACCTGTTCTGCATGATCCACGGTGCCCGGCGCGAGCGCGTGCTGGCCGCGCTCGACGACATTGTCGAGCGTCAGGCGCTGCAGGATATACCTCGCCGCGTGCTGTTCAGTCTCAAGGCCTACAAGCAGTGCGGTGGCCGCTATACCCGCGAGGATTCGCCATGA
- the ubiU gene encoding ubiquinone anaerobic biosynthesis protein UbiU — protein MELVCPAGNLPALKRAVDEGADAVYFGFQNATNARQFAGLNFTDSRAREGIDYAHARGKRVFCAINTYPQPDGWAQWTRAVDQAAELGVDALIMADMGLLDYAARRYPDLARHLSVQGSATSHEALRFYHDQFGIKRAVLPRVLSITQVRDLAKQSPVELEVFAFGSLCIMAEGRCYLSSYLTGESPNTRGVCSPAAHVRWEETPQGLESRLNGVLIDRYGDGERAGYPTLCKGRFEVGGETYHAIEEPTSLNTLELLPELRELGISAVKIEGRQRSPAYVSKVAGIWRQALDRLERAPERFHPDPAWMAGLGEVSEGATTTLGAYERRWK, from the coding sequence ATGGAGCTCGTCTGCCCGGCCGGCAACCTGCCGGCCCTGAAGCGGGCGGTGGATGAAGGCGCCGATGCCGTCTACTTCGGCTTCCAGAACGCCACCAACGCCCGGCAGTTCGCCGGCCTCAACTTCACCGACAGCCGCGCCCGTGAAGGCATCGACTACGCCCATGCCCGCGGCAAGCGGGTGTTCTGCGCCATCAACACCTACCCGCAGCCCGACGGCTGGGCCCAGTGGACCCGCGCCGTGGACCAGGCCGCCGAGCTCGGCGTCGACGCCCTGATCATGGCCGACATGGGCCTGCTCGACTACGCCGCCCGGCGCTACCCGGACCTCGCCCGCCACCTCTCGGTGCAGGGCTCGGCCACCAGCCACGAGGCCCTGCGCTTCTACCACGACCAGTTCGGCATCAAGCGCGCCGTACTCCCACGCGTACTCTCCATCACCCAGGTTCGCGATCTGGCCAAGCAGAGCCCGGTGGAACTCGAAGTGTTCGCCTTCGGCAGCCTGTGCATCATGGCCGAGGGGCGCTGCTACCTCTCGTCGTACCTGACCGGGGAGTCGCCCAACACCCGCGGGGTCTGCTCGCCGGCGGCCCACGTACGCTGGGAAGAGACGCCGCAGGGGTTGGAGTCGCGCTTGAACGGCGTGCTGATCGATCGCTACGGCGACGGCGAGCGCGCCGGCTACCCCACCCTGTGCAAGGGGCGCTTCGAAGTCGGCGGCGAGACCTACCACGCCATCGAGGAGCCCACCAGCCTCAATACGCTGGAGCTGCTGCCGGAGCTGCGCGAGCTGGGCATCAGTGCGGTGAAGATCGAGGGCCGCCAGCGCAGCCCGGCCTACGTGTCGAAGGTGGCCGGCATCTGGCGCCAGGCGCTGGATCGCCTGGAGCGAGCGCCCGAGCGCTTCCACCCCGACCCCGCCTGGATGGCCGGCCTGGGCGAGGTCTCCGAGGGCGCCACTACCACCCTGGGCGCCTATGAGCGCCGCTGGAAATAG
- a CDS encoding U32 family peptidase — translation MSSDSLQLALGPVLFYWTRERYADFYREAADWPVESVYLGESVCSRRRDMKLDDWLGIGRELAQSGKQVVLASQTLIESEADLRDLRKLCDNGEFTVEANDQSALQRLAAAGLPFVAGAALNLYNPAAIGVMARAGMRRWQAPVEMSRDDLARLLADCAAEGLDRPCEVFAYGHLPLAWSSRCFTARRHQKPKDRCQFVCQKYPEGLALRSQESKEVFTLNGIQTLSGACQDLRYEVGDMAAMGVAVARLSPRAEDMAEVVAAFDAARRGELPAPDPLALVEAEVCDGYWHGRPGMDNTRLPV, via the coding sequence ATGTCATCCGATTCCCTGCAGCTCGCCCTGGGCCCGGTGCTGTTCTACTGGACCCGCGAGCGCTACGCCGACTTCTATCGCGAGGCCGCCGACTGGCCAGTGGAGAGCGTCTATCTGGGCGAGTCCGTCTGCTCGCGACGGCGCGACATGAAGCTCGACGACTGGCTCGGCATCGGCCGCGAGCTGGCCCAGAGCGGCAAGCAGGTGGTGCTGGCGAGCCAGACCCTGATCGAATCCGAGGCGGACCTGCGCGACCTGCGCAAGCTGTGCGACAACGGCGAGTTCACCGTCGAGGCCAACGACCAGAGTGCACTGCAGCGCCTGGCCGCCGCCGGCCTGCCCTTCGTTGCCGGGGCCGCGCTCAACCTCTATAACCCGGCGGCCATCGGCGTGATGGCCCGCGCCGGCATGCGCCGCTGGCAGGCGCCGGTGGAGATGTCGCGCGACGATCTCGCCCGGCTGCTCGCCGACTGCGCCGCCGAGGGTCTCGACCGGCCCTGCGAGGTATTCGCCTACGGCCACCTGCCGCTGGCCTGGTCGTCGCGCTGCTTCACCGCACGGCGTCACCAGAAGCCCAAGGACCGCTGCCAGTTCGTCTGCCAGAAGTACCCCGAGGGCCTGGCGCTGCGCTCGCAGGAGTCGAAGGAGGTGTTCACCCTCAACGGCATCCAGACCCTCTCGGGGGCCTGCCAGGATCTGCGCTACGAAGTGGGTGACATGGCCGCGATGGGCGTGGCGGTAGCGCGGCTGAGCCCGCGGGCCGAGGACATGGCCGAGGTGGTCGCCGCCTTCGATGCCGCGCGCCGCGGCGAGCTGCCTGCCCCCGACCCGCTGGCGCTGGTCGAGGCCGAGGTGTGCGACGGCTACTGGCACGGCCGCCCGGGCATGGACAACACCCGGCTGCCCGTCTGA